The Lactuca sativa cultivar Salinas chromosome 2, Lsat_Salinas_v11, whole genome shotgun sequence genome includes a window with the following:
- the LOC111898608 gene encoding uncharacterized protein LOC111898608 isoform X2, producing MADFSSGLTTMVAIKVAVAVVVAIALGSGSGGDHRGSSGGHRGGSGSGDSGGDHRGVSGSGGNGGGGKGSGRGGDCCGGFYGGGGRRSSVTEKLFADYALPLGRAEVGDIVAPRVGLHKGKYRRVINIEGG from the exons ATGGCTGACTTCTCTTCAG GTTTGACAACAATGGTGGCAATAAAGGTTGCAGTGGCAGTGGTGGTGGCCATCGCCCTAGGAAGTGGCAGTGGTGGTGACCACCGTGGTAGTAGTGGTGGTCACCGCGGTGGAAGTGGCAGTGGCGACAGCGGTGGTGACCATCGTGGTGTCAGTGGTAGTGGCGGCAACGGTGGTGGTGGCAAAGGCTCTGGCCGTGGTGGTGACTGCTGCGGTGGCTTTTATGGTGGTGGCGGACGCCGTAGTAGCG TCACTGAGAAATTATTTGCTGATTATGCTCTACCGCTTGGGAGAGCTGAGGTGGGAGACATTGTTGCACCACGAGTGGGGTTGCACAAAGGCAAATATCGGAGGGTTATCAATATCGAAGGGGGGTAA
- the LOC111898608 gene encoding uncharacterized protein LOC111898608 isoform X3 codes for MCNNSSLSQNTGLTTMVAIKVAVAVVVAIALGSGSGGDHRGSSGGHRGGSGSGDSGGDHRGVSGSGGNGGGGKGSGRGGDCCGGFYGGGGRRSSGFYFEIPIVPRGQAFLLMILLQTWTIQHFNFKIC; via the exons ATGTGCAACAACTCAAGCTTGTCACAGAACACTG GTTTGACAACAATGGTGGCAATAAAGGTTGCAGTGGCAGTGGTGGTGGCCATCGCCCTAGGAAGTGGCAGTGGTGGTGACCACCGTGGTAGTAGTGGTGGTCACCGCGGTGGAAGTGGCAGTGGCGACAGCGGTGGTGACCATCGTGGTGTCAGTGGTAGTGGCGGCAACGGTGGTGGTGGCAAAGGCTCTGGCCGTGGTGGTGACTGCTGCGGTGGCTTTTATGGTGGTGGCGGACGCCGTAGTAGCG GGTTTTATTTTGAAATCCCAATTGTTCCAAGGGGCCAAGCATTTCTTTTGATGATTCTTCTACAAACTTGGACCATCCAACATTTCAATTTCAAAATTTGTTAG
- the LOC111898608 gene encoding uncharacterized protein LOC111898608 isoform X1 codes for MCNNSSLSQNTGLTTMVAIKVAVAVVVAIALGSGSGGDHRGSSGGHRGGSGSGDSGGDHRGVSGSGGNGGGGKGSGRGGDCCGGFYGGGGRRSSVTEKLFADYALPLGRAEVGDIVAPRVGLHKGKYRRVINIEGG; via the exons ATGTGCAACAACTCAAGCTTGTCACAGAACACTG GTTTGACAACAATGGTGGCAATAAAGGTTGCAGTGGCAGTGGTGGTGGCCATCGCCCTAGGAAGTGGCAGTGGTGGTGACCACCGTGGTAGTAGTGGTGGTCACCGCGGTGGAAGTGGCAGTGGCGACAGCGGTGGTGACCATCGTGGTGTCAGTGGTAGTGGCGGCAACGGTGGTGGTGGCAAAGGCTCTGGCCGTGGTGGTGACTGCTGCGGTGGCTTTTATGGTGGTGGCGGACGCCGTAGTAGCG TCACTGAGAAATTATTTGCTGATTATGCTCTACCGCTTGGGAGAGCTGAGGTGGGAGACATTGTTGCACCACGAGTGGGGTTGCACAAAGGCAAATATCGGAGGGTTATCAATATCGAAGGGGGGTAA
- the LOC111898608 gene encoding uncharacterized protein LOC111898608 isoform X4, with product MCNNSSLSQNTGLTTMVAIKVAVAVVVAIALGSGSGGDHRGSSGGHRGGSGSGDSGGDHRGVSGSGGNGGGGKGSGRGGDCCGGFYGGGGRRSSVVKIRLIDMKKDQTFKIKNNLLPLLRRPPPP from the exons ATGTGCAACAACTCAAGCTTGTCACAGAACACTG GTTTGACAACAATGGTGGCAATAAAGGTTGCAGTGGCAGTGGTGGTGGCCATCGCCCTAGGAAGTGGCAGTGGTGGTGACCACCGTGGTAGTAGTGGTGGTCACCGCGGTGGAAGTGGCAGTGGCGACAGCGGTGGTGACCATCGTGGTGTCAGTGGTAGTGGCGGCAACGGTGGTGGTGGCAAAGGCTCTGGCCGTGGTGGTGACTGCTGCGGTGGCTTTTATGGTGGTGGCGGACGCCGTAGTAGCG TGGTTAAAATAAGGTTAATTGATATGAAGAAGGATCAAACATTTAAGATAAAAAACAATCTCTTACCGCTACTGCGGCGGCCGCCACCGCCATAA